A genome region from Erythrolamprus reginae isolate rEryReg1 chromosome 4, rEryReg1.hap1, whole genome shotgun sequence includes the following:
- the TXLNG gene encoding gamma-taxilin codes for MLQQAETDCDSRENEDVQEVEDYISKNRKLVGKEYCTQDLREETPGREETRIDPPDGQQDSENEKNKEKALGKEVLLLMKALNTLATPEEKLAALCKKYADLLEESRNVQRQMKMLQKKQSQVVKEKVHLQSEHSKAILARSKLESLCRELQRHNKTLKEENMQQAREEEERRKEATVHFQITLNEIQAQLEQHGVHNAKLRQENIELGEKLKKLVEQYALREEHMDKVFKHKELQQQLVDAKLQQTTQLIKEAEEKHQREKDFLLKEATESRHKCEQMKQQEAQLKQQLSLYMDKFEEFQTTMAKSNELFTTFRQEMEKMTKKIKKLEKEIVVWRTKWENNNKALLQMAEEKTIKDKEYKGFQIKLERLEKLCRALQTERNELNEKVEILKEQVSSRETNVDLAVPVLQSCTLNSHEKLGISFNKEQEGIQPDIETRVANEGYEKTVSLVSIPTTDFVD; via the exons ATGCTGCAGCAGGCAGAAACTGACTGTGACAGCAGAGAAAATGAAGATGTACAGGAGGTAGAAGATTacatttccaaaaacagaaaGTTGGTGGGGAAAGAATATTGTACCCAAGACTTGAGGGAGGAGACTCCAGGAAGAGAAGAAACCCGAATTGACCCACCTGATGGCCAGCAAGACTCAGAAAatgagaaaaacaaagaaaaagcatTAG GAAAAGAAGTATTGTTACTTATGAAAGCTTTAAACACACTTGCTACTCCAGAAGAAAAGCTAGCAGCACTCTGCAAGAAATATGCTGACCTG CTAGAGGAGAGTCGAAATGTTCAGAGACAAATGAAGATGCTGCAAAAGAAACAATCACAGGTTGTAAAAGAGAAAGTGCACCTACAAAGTGAACATAGCAAAGCAATTCTTGCACGTAGCAAACTGGAATCTCTGTGTCGAGAACTACAACGCCATAATAAGACTCTCAAG gaagaaaatatgcaACAAGCCcgtgaagaggaagagagacgTAAAGAAGCAACAGTACATTTCCAGATTACATTAAATGAAATTCAGGCACAGCTAGAACAGCATGGTGTACACAATGCAAAACTCCGCCAAGAAAACATTGAACTGGGGGAAAAGCTGAAGAAACTTGTGGAACAGTATGCACTTCGAGAAGAA CACATGGATAAAGTCTTCAAGCATAAAGAACTACAACAACAACTGGTGGATGCCAAGCTTCAGCAGACTACACAGCTTATAAAAGAAGCAGAGGAAAAACATCAGAGGGAGAAAGATTTT CTGTTAAAAGAAGCTACCGAATCTAGACACAAATGTGAACAGATGAAGCAGCAAGAAGCCCAGTTAAAACAGCAG CTTTCTCTTTACATGGATAAATTTGAGGAATTCCAGACAACTATGGCAAAGAGTAATGAACTTTTCACAACTTTCAGACAAGAAATGGaaaag atgaccaaaaaaataaaaaaactggaAAAAGAAATAGTAGTGTGGCGTACTAAATGGGAAAATAACAACAAGGCTCTCTTGCAAATGGCTGAAGAA AAGACAATTAAGGACAAAGAATACAAAGGCTTCCAAATAAAACTGGAACGTTTGGAAAAGCTATGTAGAGCTCTTCAAACAGAAAGAAATGAGTTAAACGAGAAGGTGGAAATTCTTAAAGAACAGGTTTCTTCAAGAGAAACAAATGTGGATCTAGCTGTACCTGTATTGCAATCATGCACGCTCAACTCTCATGAGAAGCTGGGGATTTCTTTTAATAAAGAGCAAGAAGGAATCCAACCAGATATCGAAACAAGAGTGGCTAATGAAGGCTATGAAAAAACTGTCAGTTTGGTTTCCATTCCTACTACAGATTTTGTTGACTAA